GCGAGCCTCTCGGAGTCAGCGTAGGGACAGTTCGTTGCCGGTCGGACGATCGACGGTCGGTCCACCCCGCATCGAGCGTCGGGCGCGTCGGACGATCGCCGAACCCGGCACCGGTCACCGGGCGGGGATAACCGTCACTGGGACTGGCGATCGCCGCACTGTGATCTCCGCGACGCTCCCGAGCACGAGCCGCTCGATGCCGCTCCGGCCGTGGCTTCCCATGACGACGTGGTCGAACTCGCCGTCCTCGAGGTAGGCGACGATCTCGTGACCCGGCCGTCCGTACCGCCACTCCGTTTCGACGGATCGATCGTACTCGTCCGCGACGTCCCGTGCGGTTTCGAACGCCCGCGTCGCCGTTTCGTGCGCTCTGTCGCGCCACCTGCCCCGGTAATCTTCGACCCCCGCGTCGGTGTGCTCGGCGAACGGTTCGACCACGTGGAAGACCTCGACCGACGCCTCCGGAAACGTCTCGAGCGCGAATCGCAACGCGGCCTCGGCTGGATCGCTTCCGTCGTACGGAACGAGAATACGCGCGACCATACGCGACGGATTCCACCCGAGTATTTAGTTCCGGCAGGAGTTGGCGGTCCGAACGAACCGGCCGTTGTCACGGCACCTCAGAAACCCCGGCTCGAACCGGTCGGCGACACCGTAGCTCGCGACGGCGGCGACCGGAGCGCGGAGCCTTTGACGGTCCCGACCTAACGCCCGTTCATGCGAACGAGTCTCAATGTCCCAGAAGAGACGCTCGCCGAGTTCGACCGGACGTGGCAGGCCGAAGGGCTCGAGTCGCGCTCGCGGGCGCTCAGAGAAGCGATCCAGGAGTACGTCGAGTCCCACCACCGCCTCGAGCAGGCCAGCGGTCCCGTCGCGGCGGCGGTCGTCTTCGACTACGAGCACGACGAGATCATCGAGGCGTTACACGACCTCCAGCACGAGTTCCAGGCCGAGATCGACACGACGAGCCACGTCCACCACGGCGAGTGGTGTCTCGAGACAGTCTTCTGTCACGGCGACGCCGCTCGGATCAGGAAGCTCGTCTACCGGCTCAAGGACTTCGACGCGGTTCACCGGGTGTCGGTGACGCTGTTGCGGGCCGGCTCGCCGACCGCTCCCTCGAGCGAGGAGTGACGAGCGGAGCCGCTGACGGCGGAGTGGCCGGTATCGTGGTCGTTATGGGCTCGAGTCGCCTATCCGGTCGCGTGAAGAACGTCACCGACAGGACGAGCAACCCGTTCGGGATGCGCCCGCCGTTCGAGTGCAACGATCCCGGAACCCGTCCAGCGGTCTTCGGCTACGGCGACGCCAACGCCGACTTTCACCTGATCGGCGACCATCCCGGCGTCCACGGCGGCGCGACGACGGGGGTGCCGTTCACCGAGACCGAGTCGGGCGAGGCCATCCAGGACCTCGCCGCCGACCTCGAGTTCGCCTCCGGTCCCCGGGCTCGACCCGTCTACGAGAACCTCTTTGCCAGCTACCTCCACATGTGCACGCTCCCGGACGGGCGCGACCCGACCGCCGAGGAGTACGACGAGCTCGAGCGCTACTTCGACGCCGAGCTCCGGGCGATCAACGCCCACATCCTCCTGCCGGTCGGCGAGCGGGCGACCGACCACGTCCTGACCGAGTACACGACCCAGCGGGGCCGCCTCGAGCTCGACATGGCGACCCTCCACGCCCGGGAGATCCGCGGTCGGGGCTTCCTCGTCGTCCCCATCCGGGAGCCGACCGGGTGGGGCTCCGACGACCGCGAGGCGATCGTCACGACGCTCGAGGGGATCCTCGCCTCGGACTACCGGCAGACGAAGGGTGTGGCGACACTGGTCGGCTAGTCGCGTGGCGGACGTCCGTGGGAGTGCTCAAAACCGGAGATGTGACGTCGAACTCGGCCCGTCCTCGTCGTCTTCGTCGTCGCTAGGACCCTCGTGGAGATACGTCAGTTCGTCGTCGGTCAGATACACCTGTCTGTCCTCGATAGTGATCTCGACCGACGGGAGCGTCGATCCTGCCGCCGGGCCGTTCTCGCAGTGGCCCGAACAGCTGTCGAAGATCGACCCGTGTTTGGGACAGACGATCCCACCGTCGCGAACGACTGCGCCGACGCCCTCGCGGTAGAGCCGCTGGGCCTCGTGCGTACAGCGGTTGCGCCAGGCCTCGACGAGGACGTCGTCGCGCTCGCCATCGCAAGGGACGAGCACGACTTCGACGTCTTCACCACGACCGTCGCGGGCGGTGAACAGCCAGGATTCCTCGTCCAGAACCGTGTCGACGCTCGTCAGTCGGTAACGCATGTCTATGATCGGTGAGACGTCTGCCCGCGGTATCGGCGTACCGGTCTCCGGATGGAGACTCGAGGGCACGCGTTCGCGGCCCCGGCGCGACGCTGACGAACGGTCGTGACGAAGCCGGTCCAGGCGCGGGTATGCGCTCTACGAGAGACGGATCAGTCCCAGTATCGTGAGGAGCACTCCCCCTGCGACCGACAGGTACCAGCCGTAGGTCGGGACGAACGTCGAACCGAACCCGGCCAACGAGGTCGTGGACAGGTAATAGAGTGGAAGTGAGAGAGCGACGATTCCGCTGCACAGGATCCCGAGCGACTGCAGACGGTCGTCGCGTCCGCGAACGAGTAGGACGAGGACTGCCACGGCAGGGAGCAGCAACAGGATGCTGTATTCCTCTATTCCCGCGTTCATTTTCGGCAGTAAAATGTCCGGTATCGCGTCGGTTTCACCGACACGATCCGGGTTGGGACGGACCCAGGGAAGATACGCGCCCGCTGCAACCCCCGCCAGCGCAAGGAGCACAGGCACTGCTCGGACAGCAGTTCGATCTCGAGCCGTCATCACGGTCCCGTTGACGGACGCCCCGCGTATACTTTCGGGTCGGCACCCACGACGACCATCGTGGGCTTTCGCCCTCGAACTCGACGTGAGCGGGACGCCCCCTTTATACTTCGAGGCAGTGTACGCTGGTCGAATGTCGAGCGGTCACGATCACCGGATCGACGCCGACGACGGCGCCGTCCACAGCGTCTGGAACAACGCCCTCGAGCCAGCCTGCACGATCGAGCCCGGCGACGTGGTTCGCTTCTCGTGCCGGGACGCCACGGACGGCCAGATAGGCCCGGACTCGACGGCCGCGGACGTCGCCGGGCTCGACATCGAGCCCGTCCACCCGTTGACCGGGCCGGTCGCCGTC
This portion of the Natronobeatus ordinarius genome encodes:
- a CDS encoding Rieske (2Fe-2S) protein — its product is MDMRYRLTSVDTVLDEESWLFTARDGRGEDVEVVLVPCDGERDDVLVEAWRNRCTHEAQRLYREGVGAVVRDGGIVCPKHGSIFDSCSGHCENGPAAGSTLPSVEITIEDRQVYLTDDELTYLHEGPSDDEDDEDGPSSTSHLRF
- a CDS encoding CopG family ribbon-helix-helix protein, whose product is MRTSLNVPEETLAEFDRTWQAEGLESRSRALREAIQEYVESHHRLEQASGPVAAAVVFDYEHDEIIEALHDLQHEFQAEIDTTSHVHHGEWCLETVFCHGDAARIRKLVYRLKDFDAVHRVSVTLLRAGSPTAPSSEE
- a CDS encoding uracil-DNA glycosylase family protein, with amino-acid sequence MKNVTDRTSNPFGMRPPFECNDPGTRPAVFGYGDANADFHLIGDHPGVHGGATTGVPFTETESGEAIQDLAADLEFASGPRARPVYENLFASYLHMCTLPDGRDPTAEEYDELERYFDAELRAINAHILLPVGERATDHVLTEYTTQRGRLELDMATLHAREIRGRGFLVVPIREPTGWGSDDREAIVTTLEGILASDYRQTKGVATLVG
- a CDS encoding universal stress protein; this encodes MVARILVPYDGSDPAEAALRFALETFPEASVEVFHVVEPFAEHTDAGVEDYRGRWRDRAHETATRAFETARDVADEYDRSVETEWRYGRPGHEIVAYLEDGEFDHVVMGSHGRSGIERLVLGSVAEITVRRSPVPVTVIPAR